In the genome of Bordetella avium, the window GAGCGTGGTGTCTGACCGCACACAGACCATCCGCGACTCGGTCAAGGACGTACAGCACGAAATGCTGATGGCTGTTGCGCTGGTGGTTATGGTGACCTATGTCTTCCTGCGCAGCGTTACGGCCACCCTCATTCCGAGTGTGGTGGTGCCGCTGTCCTTGATCGGCACCTTCGGCATCATGTATCTGGCCGGGTTCAGCATCAACAATCTGACGCTCATGGCCTTGACCATCGCCACCGGCTTCGTGGTCGATGACGCCATCGTCATGATCGAGAACATCGCCCGCCATATCGAGGAGGGCGAGAGCCCGATGCAGGCAGCGCTCAAGGGGGCATCGCAGATTGGTTTCACCCTGATCTCACTGACCTTCTCGCTGATCGCGGTGCTCATCCCCTTGCTGTTCATGCAGGACGTGGTGGGGCGTCTGTTCCGCGAGTTCGCTGTGACGCTGGCGGTGGCCATCCTGATTTCGCTGGTCGTCTCGCTGACGCTCACGCCGATGATGTGCGCGCGCCTGCTCAAGCCCGAGTCGGCCCAGCGCCACGGCCGCTTTCATCAATGGACGGGCGCGGGCATCGACCGCATCATCGCGGCCTATGACCGCATGCTCAAGCTCGTGCTGGCGCATCAACCGGCGACGCTGCTGGTGGCATTGGGCACGTTTGCCCTTACCGTGCTGCTGTATATCGTCATTCCCAAGGGATTTTTCCCGCAGCAGGATACCGGCCTGATTCAGGGGATCACCCAGGCGCCGCAGACCATTTCTTTCCAAGCCATGTCGGCGCGGCAACAGGAAATTGCTAAGCGCATCGCACAAGACCCGGATGTGCAGGCGGTTTCGTCTTTTATCGGTGTGGATGGCGCCAATGCGACGCTCAATGCTGGCCGCATGCAGATTGCGCTCAAAGAACACAGCGAGCGCAGCGCCGATCAGGCGGCCATCATGCGCCGCTTGCAGGAGTCGGTCTCTGGCTTGAAAAATGGCGTGACGCTCTATCTTCAACCGGTGCAGGATCTCACCATCGAAGACCGCGTGGCGCGCACGCAGTATCAACTGACGCTCTCCAATCCCAACCTGGCCGAGTTGAGCGAATGGGCGCCCAAACTGGTCGAGCGTCTGGGCAAGCTGCCCGAGCTGGCCGATGTGACGCATGATTTGCAAGATCAGGGTCTGATGACCTGGGTGGGGATCGATCGCGATGCGGCGTCGCGTCTGGGTATCACGGCGGCCACGATCGACGAAGCGTTGTACGACGCCTTTGGCCAGCGTTTGATTTCGACCATCTTCACGCAATCGAACCAATACCGCGTGGTGCTGGAGGTATTGCCTCAATTCCGGCGCGATGCGGCCTCCTTGGATCAGATCCGTGTGCCCACCGCCAATGGCGGCCAGGTGCCGCTGTCATCAGTCGCGCATATTTCGGAAGGCCGCACGGTGCTGGCGATCAACCGCCTGGATCAGTTTCCCATGGTGACGGTGTCTTTCAATCTGGCGCCGGGCGCGTCCCTGTCGTCGGCGGTAGCGGCGATCAAGCAGGCCGAACATGACATCGGCATGCCGGCTTCCATCGAGACGCGCTTTCAGGGCGCGGCGCTGGCCTTCCAGAATTCGCTCAGCAGCACGCTGTGGCTGATTCTCGCCGCGATCATCACGATGTATATCGTCTTGGGTGTGTTGTACGAGAGCTTTATTCACCCGATCACCATTCTCTCCACGTTGCCCTCTGCCGGTGTGGGCGCTCTGCTGGCCTTGCTGATCTCGGGCACGGATCTGGACATGATCGGGATTATCGGCATCATTTTGCTGATCGGCATCGTCAAGAAGAACGCCATCATGATGATCGACTTCGCGCTGGAGGCCGAACGCAAGCAGGGCATGTCGGCGCAGCAGGCCATTCATCAGGCCGCGCTGCTGCGTTTCCGGCCCATTCTGATGACCACGCTGGCGGCCTTGTTCGGCGCCTTGCCGCTTATGCTGTCCAGCGGCACGGGTGCGGAACTGCGCCAGCCCTTGGGCTTGGTGATGGTGGGGGGGCTGTTGGTGAGCCAGGTGCTGACGCTGTTCACCACGCCCGTCATCTATCTGATGTTCGACCGGCTGGCCCATCGCCGCCGCCTGCCTGCCGAGTCAGCATGATTCTGTCAGCGCCCTTTATCGTCAGGCCTGTCGCCACGACTTTGCTGGCGCTGGCCGTCGTGCTGGCGGGCATTCTGTCCTTCCGCCTGCTGCCGGTTGCGCCGCTGCCGCAGGTGGATATTCCCACCATCTCGGTGACAGCCAGTCTGCCGGGCGCCAGCCCGGAAACCATGGCGTCCAGCGTGGCAACCCCGCTGGAGCGTTCATTGGGCAGTATCGCCGGCGTCACCGAAATGACCTCGCGCAGCACCCAGGGCTCTACCCGCATCACCCTACAGTTTGATCTGTCGCGTGATATCGACGGCGCTGCGCGCGATGTGCAGGCCGCGATTAACGCTGCCCGTTCGCTCTTGCCGACCAGTCTGCGCAGCAACCCGACCTATCACAAGGCCAACCCCTCCGCCGCGCCCATCATGACGCTGGCGATGACGTCTCAGACGCTCACGCAGGGGCAGCTCTATGATCTGGCCTCGACCGTCATTGCGCAGAAGCTCTCGCAGGTGAGCGGTGTGGGCGAGGTGACGGTGGGCGGCAGTTCCTTGCCCGCCGTGCGAGTGAGCCTGATTCCTGGGGCGCTGGCGAATCGCGGGGTGTCGCTCGATCAGGTGCGTCAGACACTGGCGAATGCCAATGCGCAACGCCCCAAGGGGGTGCTGGAAAACGACGAGTTTCATTGGCAAATCATGGCCAGTGATCAACTCAGCCGCGCAGAGCAATATCGTCCACTCATTGTGGCCTGGGTCGATGGGGCGGCGGTGCGCCTGTCGGATGTCGCCACGGTTGAAGACTCGGTCGAGGATCTGTTTCAGACCGGGTTTTACAACAACGAAAAGGCGATTCTGCTGATCGTGCGGCGTCAGGCGGATGCCAACATCATCGAAACCGTCGACGCGGTGCGGGAGCAGCTACCACAACTGGCCGCCTTGCTGCCGGCGGATGTCAATCTGTTGGTGGCGCAAGACCGCACTCCCAGCATTCGCGCTTCTTTGCATGAGGCGGAGTTGACGCTGCTGATCGCAGTGGGCCTGGTGGTGATGGTGGTGCTGTTGTTCCTGCGTCGTTGGCGCGCGGCCATCATTCCTTCGCTGGCGGTGCCGGTGTCCCTGGTCGGCACCTTCTGCATCATGTATTTGTGCGGTTATACGCTCAATACCATTTCTCTCATGGCGCTGATCGTGGCGACTGGCTTCGTCGTTGACGACGCCATCGTGGTGGTGGAGAACATCATGCGCCACATCGAGCAGGGAGCCTCGCCCATGCGGGCCGCCTTGCGCGGCTCGCGTGAGGTCGGCTTTACGGTGCTTTCCATGAGTCTGTCGCTCGTGGCGGTGTTCATTCCCATTCTGCTCATGGGCGGGGTCGTGGGGCGTCTGTTTCGCGAGTTCGCCGTGACCCTGTCGGCTGCCATCGGCGTCTCGCTCGTCGTGTCATTGACGCTGACGCCGATGATGTGCGCCCGCCTGCTTAGGCCCGAAAAGGAAACCCTTGCTCAGGGGCGCCGGGCGAGCCTGGGTGCGGCGTTCGCCCGCCTTTTCGAGCGTATGTGCGAGGGCTATGGGCGATCCTTGCGTTGGGCCCTGAACCACGGCCGCTTGATGATGCTCATGTTGCTGGCCACTATCGCCCTGAATTTTTATCTGTATTCCGTGATCCCCAAGGGTTTTATGCCGCAGCAGGATACCGGCCAGTTGCTGGGTTTTTTCCGGGTTGATCAGGGCACTTCGTTTCAGGCCACGGTGCCCAAGCTGGAGTATTTCCGCAAAGTCATCCAGGCCGATCCGGCCGTGCAAAGCATTACGGCCTATTCCGGCGGGCGTGGCGGCAGCAACAGCAGTTTCATGCAGATACAGCTAAAGCCGCTGGATGAGCGCGGCGTGAGCGCCAACGAGGTTATCAACCGGCTGCGGGGCCGTTTACTGCGCGATCCGGGCGCTCAGGTCTTTCTGGTGTCGCAGCAGGATATACGCATAGGCGGCCGGCAGAGCACGGGCTCTTATGACTACACGCTGATGTCGGGCGACCTGGCGCTGCTGCGCACCTGGATGCCCAAAGTGCAGCGCGCGATGGCCGAGCTGCCTGAGCTGACCGATGTGGATGCCGACGTTGAAGACAAAGGCAGGCAGATCAACCTCGTTATTGACCGAGAGGCGGCCACGCGCCTAGGCATCAATATGTCCACCATTGCGTCGGTGCTGAACAACTCTTTCAGCCAGCGCCAGGTGTCGGTGATGTATGGTCCCCTCAACCAATACCATGTGGTGATGGGGGTGGACCCTCGGTTTGCCGAGGATGCCGAGTCGCTCAAGCAGCTCAATGTGGTGGCCGCTGACGGCAAGACGGTGCCGCTGGCCGCCTTTGCACGGCTGGAGGTGGGCAACACACCGCTTAGCGTGAGCCATCAAGGCCTGTTCGTGGCCGACACGATTTCGTTTTCGACAGCGCCAGGCGTGTCATTGGAGCAGGCCACGCAGGCCATCGATGCGGCCGTGGCCCGCATCGGCTTGCCCTCCGACCAGATTCAAGCCGGTTTTCAGGGAACGGCCGCCGAGTTGCAGAAAACCCTGTCGCGTCAACCCTGGCTGATTCTGGCGGCGCTGGTGGCCATGTATATCGTCTTGGGCATGCTGTACGAGAGCCTGGTGCATCCGCTCACGATTCTTTCGACCTTGCCTTCGGCAGGCATCGGCGCCCTGCTTGCGCTCATGGAGCTGAATACCGAGTTCACCCTGATCGCCCTCATCGGGGTGTTTCTGCTGATCGGTATTGTCAAAAAGAACGCCATCATGATGGTGGACTTCGCCCTGGAGGCTCAGCGCAAAGAAAAGCTGGCGCCCCGTGAGGCGATCTACCAGGCCTGCTTGACGCGTTTCCGGCCCATCATGATGACCACGATGGCCGCCATTTTCGGGGCCCTGCCCCTGATGCTGGCGACCGGCGCAGGGGTGGAAATGCGCCGGCCCTTGGGGATCACCATTGTTGGCGGCCTGGTGTTGAGTCAGATTCTGACGCTCTACACCACTCCCGTGGTGTATCTCTACCTGGACCGTTTCCGCCTGTGGGCCAAAGGCCGGTTCTCGGCGCGCCATTCTGGAACTGAACACTCATGAAGCTTATGTCTTTTCTTCCGCGCCTGTTGCCGTTGACCCTGCTTCTTGCTTTGGCGGGCTGTGCTGTGGGCCCGGATTACCAGCGGCCGGAGATCGATGTCGGGACGGCGTACAAGGACGACCCGCAAAGCCTGCCGGGATGGCAGCCCGCGCAGCCGGCCGATGCCGCCGCCCGGGGGCAATGGTGGCGTATTTATGGTGATCCGGTGCTCGATGGCCTGATGACGCGGCTGGAGGCCGCCAACCAGACCATTGCGCAGGCCGAAGCCAACTACCGTCAAGCCCAGGCGCTGGTTGGCGTGGCGCGCTCGGGCTTTTTCCCGACGGTGGGCGCCAATGCCGGCGTGACGCGCTCGTCATCCTCATCGGGTGGTGTGAGTAATCAATACGCCTTGAGCGGGAATGTGAGCTGGGAAGCCGATCTTTGGGGCAGGCTGCGGCGTGAGCTGGAATCCAGCCGCGCCAGCGAAGAGGCTGTTGCCGCGGATCTGGCCGCCACACGCCTATCCGCCGAGGCGGCGCTGGCCCAGAACTATATGCAGCTGCGCGTGCTCGATGAGCAAAAGCGTTTGCTGCAGGCAACCGTGCAGGCCTACGAGCGCTCGCTGACCTTGACGCGCAATCGCTACGAGGCGGGTGTGGCGGGCAAGTCCGATGTGGCCGTTGCGCAGACGCAACTGGAAAGTACGCGAGCGCAATTGGTGGATCTGGACTGGCAGCGCGGGCAGTACGAAAACGCGATTGCCGTGTTGATCGGGGTGGCGCCTTCTCAGTTCGCCTTGCCGCCCGAGCCTTTTACACAGCAATTGCCGCAGATTCCGCTAGGCCTGCCCTCCGCGTTATTGCAGCGTCGCCCGGACGTGGCGGCGGCCGAGCGCCGCGTCGCTGCCGCGAATGCCAAGATCGGTGTCGCCCAGGCGGCCTGGTTTCCGGATCTGACCCTGTCGGCCTCTGGCGGATTCCGTGATGGCCAGTTTGCTCAGTGGCTGACTGCGCCGGCGCGGTTTTGGTCGCTGGGTCCGGCCCTGGCCATGACGATTTTTGATGGCGGCGCACGCGAAGCCCAGATTGCGTCTGCGCGTGCGGGGTACGACAGCCAGGCCGCCGCCTATCGCCAGGCGGTGTTGATGGCCTTGCGCGAGGTGGAAGACTATCTGGTCCAACTGCGTGTGCTAGGGCAGGAGCAGGATGTGCAGCGCAGAGCCCTGGAGTCGGCGCGAGAGTCGCTCAGGCTGACGCGCAACCAATATGAAGCCGGGCTGGTGGACTATCTCAATGTGGCCGTTGTCGAGGCCTCGGCCTTGTCTAATGAGCGTAATGCCATCAGCCTTCTGGGTAGCCGCCTGATCGCCAGTGTGCAACTGGTGGCCGCGCTGGGCGGCGGATGGGAGGGGCTGGGCGGCGGCGTCAAGGATACTGAATCGAAAAATTGACGTAAGTCACCAGTTTTCCTGCGCTGACAGGCCCATTGCCGGTTTTGATATACCGTGCCTTGTAGGTCAGCGTGGCAGAACTGTCTGCCACGCCTGGGAGGGTGGCGCCATGGCCGCTGGGAGTGGCTTTATCTGTCAGGGCGATGGGTGTGCCATCGGCGGCCGTGATCTGGATCTGAACATTGTCCCGCACCGCACCCAGGGCGGACGGCATTTCGTTGGCGGGCGTGCTGATGCTGGCTGAGCTTGAGTACGCCTTGAGGTTGCCGGTGCCGAAGTCGCTGGTCGGGCCCGGTTCGAATGCGACATCGACCGTGCCGCGAAAATTTTCCGGACATTTGGACAGCGTGATGGTGAAGGGCGTGTCGCCTGCGGTATCGCCTTGGTTTTTGAGCACTGCGGCGTTGATCCGTGGCAATTGAACCAAGAGCGGCACGGGCGAGGTGCCGCCATTGATGAGGCATGTTGTTTCTATGACCTCACCGCGCACGGTGATGCTGCGCTGTGTGTCGTTTTGCCCCGCTGCAGTGCCCCACGCCAGCAGCATGCAAAACCCTAGAAGCCTCCGCATTGCAATCTCCACACTCGAACAGTGCAGTATGGCGCCGTACTGCGTTCGGACATGGCTGCTTTTTTGAGCTAGATGCCTGCTATCTGAGTTGATGCCCGGCGTTGAATCAGACGCTGGGCGTTATGGTCCTGGTCAATTTCAGCCGAGCAAGCCGCGTATGGCGGCGATGCCATGCGCCCCGTGCTGTTGCGCTTGTGCCAGCGTGGCGGGCGATTGGCCGCCCAAGGCATAGACGGGCAGGCCCGCGTCGCGGTTCGCGGCTTCGAAACCGTCCCAGCCTAGCGGAATCTGGCCGGGGTGGGTGGCCGTTGCGGCGACGGGGCCGATTACGGCGAAATCGGCCTCAAGCAGGCGGGCCTGGGCGATTTCGGCGGCCGTGTGGGCGGATACGCCGACCAGATGGCCTTCTGCCAGAGCCGGCCGCGTTTGGCGTGTTGCCGCATCGCGGGCGCGCAAATGCACGCCGTCGGCCTGCCGCCACCACGTTTCGGGATGCACGCTATTGACCAGCAGGCGGGCACCCGCCTGCCGGCAGCGCTTCAGGGTTTCCTGAAACGCGGCGTGCAAGTCGGGGGCGGCAGGCCCGCCGGGCCAGCCCGGCTCGCGCCATTGCACCAGTTTCAGGCCCTGCGCCAGCGCCTGCTCCAGACGCGTCAGAAAGGCAGGCAGTGCAGCGGGCGAGCCTGCCGAGCTAATGCCATAGGCAGTGGGAAGGCGCAGCCAGCGCAAGGGCGGCAACGTGGCGGGCAGCAGCTCGCCCACCTTGGCCGCCTGTTGCGGATCGACCCAGGCTAGCTGCTGGTTCTCCAGGCCCCGAGGTTCGCCCGTCCAGCCCGTTACGAAGCAGAAGGCCAGGCGGACGGTGGTGTGCGGATAGACGTGAACATAGCTCACCCAGCGTCGTGACTCGGTGACCGTGATGCCGATTTCTTCCTGAAGTTCACGAGCCAGTGCCTGGAGCACGGTTTCACCCGGCTCCAGCTTGCCGCCTGGCAGTTCCCACCAGCCCGACCAGGGCTTGCCTTCGGGGCGCTGGCCCAGCAGGAGTTGCCCATCAGGGCGCAGGATCAGGCCGGCGGCGACATCGATGATTTTGTCAGACATGGCGAGCTGCCCAGTCGCGTGCGAATTGGAGGGCCACCCGGCCCGAACGCGAGCCGCGTTCGAGCGCCCATTGCAGGGCTTCGGTGCGCGAGGCTGCGATCTGGTCGGCGGGACAGTTGAGTTCGCGCAGCCAGTGGTAGACGATGTCCAGATAGTCGTCCTGCTTGAAAGGGTAGAACGACAGCCACAGGCCGAAGCGTTCGGACAAGGAGATTTTTTCCTCGACCGTTTCGCCAGGATGGATTTCCCCATCGGACTGATGTTTGGCCTGGAGGTTCTCGCTCATGTATTCCGGCATGAGATGACGGCGGTTGGATGTGGCGTAGATCAGCAGGTTGTCGCCCCCTGCGGCGACCGAACCGTCGAGCACGGACTTCAGGGCCTTGTAGCCGGCCTCGCCCTCTTCGAAGGACAGGTCATCGCAGAACACGATGAAACGTTCGGGACGGCTGGCAACCCGCTCGACGATCTCGGGCAGATCGCCCAGATCGCTTTTATCGACCTCGATCAGGCGCAGGCCCTGATCGCCGTAGGCGGCCAGCATGGCCTTGACCAGGGAGCTCTTGCCGGTGCCGCGCGCGCCGGTCATCAGCACGTTATTGGCCGGCTTTTTCTCCAGAAACTGGCGGGTGTTGCGGTCGATGATGTCTTTCTGGCGGTCAATGTGCTGCAAGTCGCCGGTCTGGATGCGCGCCACATGGCGTACGGCGTCCAGCCAGCCGCGCGAGCCGCGTTTGCGCCAGCGGTAGGCGTGGGCCTGCCAGTCGATATCGGGCGGGGCGGGAGGCAGCCAGGCCTCGAGTTGCGCCAGCACCCGCTCGGCGCGGGCCATCAGTTGGGTGAGATCAGTAGCAGTCACGTCAATTCCTAGGGGCATCGCTTACGCACAACAAAGGCGCGGTCTGTGGAAGACGCCGGCGCTGGCCAGGAGCTTGCAAAGGATGCGGCGGCGGCCGTGCGCCGCAGGGGTAAGCACGCGGCGCAGGGGGGAACGGGCCGCAGGCCCGTTCTGTCAGGGCGAATCAGGAGCGGTAGTCGGCGTTGATGCTGACGTACTCGTGCGAGAAGTCGCAGGTGTATACGGTATCAGCGATCTGGCCGCGGCCCAGGGCGATACGCACCAGGATTTCGGCCTGTTTCATGACCTGTTGGCCGTCTTCTTCGCGGTAGTCGGGGTTGCGTCCGCCGTCCTTGGCGACCAACACGTCATTCAGCCACAAGCGCAGTTTGGCGGTGTCGAGGTCATCGATGCCGGCATAGCCGATGGCGGCCAGAATGCGGCCCAGGTTGGGGTCCGAGGCGTAGAAAGCGGTCTTGACCAGGGGCGAATGGGCTACGGCATAGGCGACCTTCAGGGCCTCCTCGGTGTTGCTGGCTTCTTCGACGCGCACGGTGATGAATTTGGTGGCGCCTTCGGCATCGCGGACGATTTTCTGGGCCAGATCGGCGGAGGCTTCCGCCATGGCCTGGCGCAATGCGGCGTAATCGGCGTCGTTGACGCTGTTGACCTGCAGGCCCGATTTCCCCGTGGCGATGACGATGAAAGAGTCGTTGGTCGAGGTGTCGCCGTCGATGGTGATGCGGTTGAACGATTGGTCGGCCAGTTCGCGCGCCAGGGTTTCGAGCAGGGGCTGGGCGATGCCGGCGTCAGTGGCAAGAAAACTCAGCATGGTCGCCATATTGGGGCGGATCATGCCCGCGCCCTTGCTGATGCCGGTGAGGGTGACGGTCTTGCCGCCGATCTCGACGCGGCGTGAATAAATTTTGGGCAGGGTGTCGGTGGTCATGATGCCGTGCGCGGCATTGAACCATTCGTTATTGCCCAAGGCTGCGATGGCCTTGGGCAGGCCGGCGACCAGGCGATCCAAGGGCAGCGGCTCGAGGATGACCCCGGTCGAGAACGGCAGCACCTGCTCGGCGGGGACGCCCAGCAGCTTGCCCAATTCGGCGCAGCTGTCTTTGGCAATGTTCAGGCCGGACTCTCCCGTGCCTGCATTGGCGTTACCCGTGTTGATGACCAGTGCGCGGATCGGGCCGCCCAGGGCGAGATGCGCTTTGCTGACCTGAACCGGCGCGGCGCAAAAGCGGTTACGCGTGAATACGCCCGCCACCGAGGCGCCCGGCGCGATACGGAAAACGGTCAGGTCGCGGCGGTTGGCCTTGCGGATACCCGCTTCGGTTACACCGATTTCGACACCGGCGACGGGAAAAATTTCGGACTCGGAAGGAATCTGGAGATTAACGGCCATGTGGGTAGGTCTCGCTAGGCTGGGCGGCTGCCCGGGTTTGGGCAGCGGTCAAACCGGTATTATCCCACCGCTTGGGTGTATGGGGGTGTCAGGGCCCGAGCCGCACGCTGGCGACATCCAGCACGCCGGCCTCGCGGTTGCTCAGCACGGATCGCACCGTGCCGTCGGGCGCCTGTAGTACCGATTTGCCGGCGGCGATTTCGCTGCCGCCTGCCCGGTGGGCGCTGCGTCCGCGGGAAGGCGAGAGTAGAAGGTCGCCGGGCTGTGCGCCGGGCACCTTGGCGCCGGCCGCCGAGACGCGGGTGCCGGCAGGGTAGGTGACGTCGCCCAGCACCGACTCGTGCGCCAGCAGGCCTTCAAAGTGGGTGCGTCGGTGCCCGCCATCAAGGCGTACGTCGGCCTTGAGAAGGTCCAGACCCTCTACGCGCAAGCTTTCGCTGCCGCCGGTGCGCAGCAGCCAGCCTTCCGGGGTGGCTGTGAGCCAGGTGCCGGCGGGCAGATTTTGTTCCTCGATGCGGTTGCCGCTGGCCAGGTGACAGCTTGAAAACTCGGGTTGGCTGCCTCGTAGCCGAAACTCGGCCTTATGCCCCCGGCTGCATAGCCAGCCGGCGATGGTTTCGTTGCCCGCCAGCGCCAGCGACCAGGAGGCAGAGGTGCCGGCGGCGTCGAAATGGCGCAGCAGCCGTTCTGCTTTGACGCCGGCTACCGGGGTGGGAACCGGGAAGCGGGCTTCTTCGAAGCTTTCCGGGTCATCTTGCTTGCGCAGCCGCAGCTCGGTGCCCGCCGGCATGGCGACACCGGCCAGATTGCGGGCTTGGGCCAGCACGGTGCGCAATGCCGCGTCGGCGCGCGCCAGCCTTTGGCTGTCCAGCCAGTGGCTAAGCTGCTGATAAGGAAAGACGGCGCCGCCCACGGCCAGCATGGCCATCAGCACGGAGTCCAGTTTGCGATGGTCGCTCAGCCACCAGCGCGCGTCACGGCTGCGCGCCAGGCTGGCCGCCCAGGTCAGCAGGGTCGCCAGGCAGACCAGCGACAGCGCCATGGTCACGTAAAAATTACCGCCAGGAAGGGATACCGGAATCATGCCGATAATTATGCGCTTTCTTGGCGGCACATGCCCCGGTAGCCTGGCTAGTCCTGGCGCTGTCGGGCCACCACACCGAGCTTGAGTTCGCCCAGGGCTTTATAGAGGGTGTTGCGGCTGGACTCGGGCAGATCGCTGAACATCGATTTGACCCAGGACTCGTGCGCGCGCGCCATGCGCGAGAAGCTCTTTTTCCCTTGCGGAGTGAGTTTGAGCACGGAGCTGCGGCGGTCGGATTCGACCTTGGTACGGATTACCAGGCCTTCCTTTTCGAGCTGGTCGGTGATGCCGGTGATGTTGCCGTTGGTGACCATCATATGGCGCGACAGCTCGCCCATCTTCATGCCTTTGGGCGCACGCTGCAACTGCGCCATCAGGTCGAAGCGGGGCAGGGTGGTGTCGAATTCGGTGCGCAGTCGGCTGCGGATTTCGGACTCGATCAGGTTGCAGCAGGTCAGCATGCGCAGCCACAGCCGCAGGGCGTGGTGGTCTTCCGGCGCGGCGCGGCTTTCCAGATCAGGCATGTCGGTCATGGCGGTTTCGGGAAGGTTTTGAGAGGTGGCAAGCCTGGCTTGGTAGGGATGGCTTGAGTAAGCCCGGGATGTCGGGTACTGTCGCGCGTGCGCCTTGCGGGGCGTAATCCAGTCGGTGGCGATAGGGCATGGTATCGATGTTTTTCTGATCATAGCCTGGGGCAAACCCTAGACTTGTTTTAGCGAATACTTTAAACCTAAACTATGCCGGATGCCAGTTTCTTATCCGGACCGGAGCGCGCCAGCGTGGGATCGCAGCGCAAAGCAGCTGATTGCATCGACCTGCCAGCAACAACAGAACGCCGAAAAACAATACCTCTGCCGCGCGACAGCGTAAGGAGTTCCACCATGCGTTTTCTTCCGTCCCTTCTGGCTGCCGCCATCTTGATGCCTGCCATGGCTTCGGCCAACACCATCAAGGTTGGCATCGCCAACGATATTTCCGGACCTTTCTCTGCCTTGGGCGCCGAAGCGCGCGACGGCTTTAATCTGGCCATCAAGCAGTTGGGCGGCAAGCTGGGCGGACAGCCCGCCGAGTTTCTGCAGACGGATATGGCAGGCAACCCGGATCAGGCCCGTCAGCTCGTCACCCGCTATTTGCAGCGCGAAAAAATCGATTTCTTTACCGGCCCGATCGGTTCCAATGTGGCGCTGGCCGTGGGCCCGGCGCTGTTTGCCGCCAAGGTGCCCTATCTGTCGAACAACCCCGGCCCCAGCCAGTTCGCCGGTTCGCAGTGCAACCCTTACTGGTTCGGCCTCTCGTATCAGAACGATGCTTTCCACGAGGCAGCGGGCAAGGTGGCCGCTGATCGCGGCTACAAGAAAGTCTTCATCATGGCGCCGGACTACCCGGCCGGCAAAGATGGCCTGACCGGCTTCAAGCGCGGCTACAAGTCCCCTGTGAGCGAAGAAATCTATACCAAGTTGGGTCAGCTCGATTACGCGGCCGAGATCGCGCAGATCCGCGCAGCCAAACCCGATGCGGTGTACATCTTCCTGCCGGGCGGGATGGGCATCAACTTTGTCAAACAGTTTGTGTCGTCTGGCCTGTCCAAAGACATTGCGCTGATCGGCCCTGGCTTTTCGGGCGATGAAGACGTGATCCAGGCGGTGGGCGAGCCCATGCTGGGCATGTACAACACCGCGCAATGGGCGCATGACCTCGACAATCCGCAGAACAAGCAGTTCGTCGAGGCCTTCCGCAAGGAATACAACGGCCGCTACCCCTCGGTCTATGCCGCCCAGGCTTATGACGTCATCATGGCCATCGATGCCGCGGTCAAACAGACCCAAGGCAAGGCTGCCGACCGCCAGGCCGTGGTCGCGGCCCTGCAAAAAGCCGACTTCCCGTCGGTGCGGGGGCCGTTCACCTACGGTAAGAACCACTATCCCATCCAGTCGTACTACGTTCGTGTAGTGGACAAAGACGGTAATGGCCGCATCACCAACAAGCTGGTCGGCCAGGTCTTTGACAAATATCAGGACGTCTACGTCGGCGACTGCAAGCTGTAAGCCTATTGCGGGCAGG includes:
- a CDS encoding efflux transporter outer membrane subunit, which translates into the protein MKLMSFLPRLLPLTLLLALAGCAVGPDYQRPEIDVGTAYKDDPQSLPGWQPAQPADAAARGQWWRIYGDPVLDGLMTRLEAANQTIAQAEANYRQAQALVGVARSGFFPTVGANAGVTRSSSSSGGVSNQYALSGNVSWEADLWGRLRRELESSRASEEAVAADLAATRLSAEAALAQNYMQLRVLDEQKRLLQATVQAYERSLTLTRNRYEAGVAGKSDVAVAQTQLESTRAQLVDLDWQRGQYENAIAVLIGVAPSQFALPPEPFTQQLPQIPLGLPSALLQRRPDVAAAERRVAAANAKIGVAQAAWFPDLTLSASGGFRDGQFAQWLTAPARFWSLGPALAMTIFDGGAREAQIASARAGYDSQAAAYRQAVLMALREVEDYLVQLRVLGQEQDVQRRALESARESLRLTRNQYEAGLVDYLNVAVVEASALSNERNAISLLGSRLIASVQLVAALGGGWEGLGGGVKDTESKN
- a CDS encoding fimbrial protein, yielding MRRLLGFCMLLAWGTAAGQNDTQRSITVRGEVIETTCLINGGTSPVPLLVQLPRINAAVLKNQGDTAGDTPFTITLSKCPENFRGTVDVAFEPGPTSDFGTGNLKAYSSSASISTPANEMPSALGAVRDNVQIQITAADGTPIALTDKATPSGHGATLPGVADSSATLTYKARYIKTGNGPVSAGKLVTYVNFSIQYP
- a CDS encoding Nudix family hydrolase — encoded protein: MSDKIIDVAAGLILRPDGQLLLGQRPEGKPWSGWWELPGGKLEPGETVLQALARELQEEIGITVTESRRWVSYVHVYPHTTVRLAFCFVTGWTGEPRGLENQQLAWVDPQQAAKVGELLPATLPPLRWLRLPTAYGISSAGSPAALPAFLTRLEQALAQGLKLVQWREPGWPGGPAAPDLHAAFQETLKRCRQAGARLLVNSVHPETWWRQADGVHLRARDAATRQTRPALAEGHLVGVSAHTAAEIAQARLLEADFAVIGPVAATATHPGQIPLGWDGFEAANRDAGLPVYALGGQSPATLAQAQQHGAHGIAAIRGLLG
- a CDS encoding ATP-binding protein encodes the protein MTATDLTQLMARAERVLAQLEAWLPPAPPDIDWQAHAYRWRKRGSRGWLDAVRHVARIQTGDLQHIDRQKDIIDRNTRQFLEKKPANNVLMTGARGTGKSSLVKAMLAAYGDQGLRLIEVDKSDLGDLPEIVERVASRPERFIVFCDDLSFEEGEAGYKALKSVLDGSVAAGGDNLLIYATSNRRHLMPEYMSENLQAKHQSDGEIHPGETVEEKISLSERFGLWLSFYPFKQDDYLDIVYHWLRELNCPADQIAASRTEALQWALERGSRSGRVALQFARDWAARHV
- the argJ gene encoding bifunctional glutamate N-acetyltransferase/amino-acid acetyltransferase ArgJ, which translates into the protein MAVNLQIPSESEIFPVAGVEIGVTEAGIRKANRRDLTVFRIAPGASVAGVFTRNRFCAAPVQVSKAHLALGGPIRALVINTGNANAGTGESGLNIAKDSCAELGKLLGVPAEQVLPFSTGVILEPLPLDRLVAGLPKAIAALGNNEWFNAAHGIMTTDTLPKIYSRRVEIGGKTVTLTGISKGAGMIRPNMATMLSFLATDAGIAQPLLETLARELADQSFNRITIDGDTSTNDSFIVIATGKSGLQVNSVNDADYAALRQAMAEASADLAQKIVRDAEGATKFITVRVEEASNTEEALKVAYAVAHSPLVKTAFYASDPNLGRILAAIGYAGIDDLDTAKLRLWLNDVLVAKDGGRNPDYREEDGQQVMKQAEILVRIALGRGQIADTVYTCDFSHEYVSINADYRS
- a CDS encoding MarR family winged helix-turn-helix transcriptional regulator, which encodes MTDMPDLESRAAPEDHHALRLWLRMLTCCNLIESEIRSRLRTEFDTTLPRFDLMAQLQRAPKGMKMGELSRHMMVTNGNITGITDQLEKEGLVIRTKVESDRRSSVLKLTPQGKKSFSRMARAHESWVKSMFSDLPESSRNTLYKALGELKLGVVARQRQD